From Pongo pygmaeus isolate AG05252 chromosome 2, NHGRI_mPonPyg2-v2.0_pri, whole genome shotgun sequence, a single genomic window includes:
- the CLDND1 gene encoding claudin domain-containing protein 1 isoform X2 — MESFSGSSLNARMDNRFATAFVIACVLSLISTIYMAASIGTDFWYEYRSPVQENSSDLNKSIWDEFISDEADEKTYNDALFRYNGTVGLWRRCITIPKNMHWYSPPERTESFDVVTKCVSFTLTEQFMEKFVDPGNHNSGIDLLRTYLWRCQFLLPFVSLGLMCFGALIGLCACICRSLYPTIATGILHLLAGLCTLGSVSCYVAGIELLHQKLELPDNVSGEFGWSFCLACVSAPLQFMASALFIWAAHTNRKEYTLMKAYRVA; from the exons ATGGAGAGCTTTTCTGGG AGCAGTCTGAATGCCAGAATGGATAACCGTTTTGCTACAGCATTTGTAATTGCTTGTGTGCTTAGCCTCATTTCCACCATCTACATGGCAGCCTCCATTGGCACAGACTTCTGGTATGAATATCGAAGTCCAGTTCAAGAAAATTCCAGTGATTTGAATAAAAGCATCTGGGATGAATTCATTAGTGATGAGGCAGATGAAAAGACTTATAATGATGCACTTTTTCGATACAATGGTACAGTGGGATTGTGGAGACGGTGTATCACCATACCCAAAAACATGCATTGGTATAGCCCACCAGAAAGGACAg AGTCATTTGATGTGGTCACAAAATGTGTGAGTTTCACACTAACTGAGCAGTTCATGGAGAAATTTGTTGATCCCGGAAACCACAATAGCGGGATTGATCTACTTAGGACCT atcttTGGCGTTGCCAGTTCCTTTTACCTTTTGTGAGTTTAGGTTTGATGTGCTTTGGGGCTTTGATCGGACTTTGTGCTTGCATTTGCCGAAGCTTATATCCCACCATTGCCACGGGCATTCTCCATCTCCTTGCAG GTCTGTGTACACTGGGCTCAGTAAGTTGTTATGTTGCTGGAATTGAACTACTCCACCAGAAACTAGAGCTCCCTGACAATGTATCCGGTGAATTTGGATGGTCCTTCTGCCTGGCTTGTGTCTCAGCTCCCTTACAGTTCATGGCTTCTGCTCTCTTCATCTGGGCTGCTCACACCAACCGGAAAGAGTACACCTTAATGAAGGCATATCGCGTGGCATGA
- the GPR15 gene encoding G-protein coupled receptor 15 — MDPEETSVYLDYYYATSPNSDIRETHSHVPYTSVFLPVFYTAVFLTGVLGNLVLMGALHFKPGSRRLIDIFIINLAASDFIFLVTLPLWVDKEASLGLWRTGSFLCKGSSYMISVNMHCSVLLLTCMSVDRYLAIVWPAVSRKFRRTDCAYVVCASIWFISCLLGLPTLLSRELTLIDDKPYCAEKKATPIKLIWSLVALIFTFFVPLLSIVTCYCCIARKLCAHYQQSGKHNKKLKKSIKIIFIVVAAFLVSWLPFNTFKLLAIISGLQQEHYLPSAILQLGMEVSGPLAFANSCVNPFIYYIFDSYIRRAIVHCLCPCLKNYDFGNSTETSDSHLTKALSTFIHAEDFARRRKRSVSL; from the coding sequence ATGGACCCAGAAGAAACTTCAGTTTATCTGGATTATTACTATGCTACGAGCCCAAACTCTGACATCAGGGAGACCCACTCCCATGTTCCTTACACCTCTGTCTTCCTTCCAGTCTTTTACACAGCTGTGTTCCTGACTGGAGTGCTGGGGAACCTTGTTCTCATGGGAGCGTTGCATTTCAAACCCGGCAGCCGAAGACTGATCGACATCTTTATCATCAATCTAGCTGCCTCTGACTTCATTTTCCTTGTCACATTGCCTCTCTGGGTGGATAAAGAAGCATCTTTAGGACTGTGGAGGACGGGCTCCTTCCTGTGCAAAGGGAGCTCCTACATGATCTCCGTCAATATGCACTGCAGTGTCCTCCTGCTCACTTGCATGAGTGTTGACCGCTACCTGGCCATTGTGTGGCCAGCCGTATCCAGGAAATTCAGAAGGACAGACTGTGCATATGTAGTCTGTGCCAGCATCTGGTTTATCTCCTGCCTGCTGGGGTTACCTACTCTTCTGTCCAGGGAGCTCACGCTGATTGATGATAAGCCATACTGTGCAGAGAAAAAGGCAACTCCAATTAAACTCATATGGTCCCTGGTGGCCTTAATTTTCACCTTTTTTGTCCCTTTGTTGAGCATTGTGACCTGCTACTGTTGCATTGCAAGGAAGCTGTGTGCCCATTACCAGCAGTCAGGAAAGCACAACAAAAAGCTGAAGAAATCTATAAAGATCATCTTTATTGTCGTGGCAGCCTTTCTTGTCTCCTGGCTGCCCTTCAATACTTTCAAGCTCCTGGCCATTATCTCTGGGTTGCAGCAGGAACACTATCTTCCCTCAGCCATTCTTCAGCTTGGTATGGAGGTGAGTGGACCCTTGGCATTTGCCAACAGCTGTGTCAACCCTTTCATTTACTATATCTTCGACAGCTACATCCGCCGGGCCATTGTCCACTGCTTGTGCCCTTGCCTGAAAAACTATGACTTTGGGAATAGCACTGAGACATCAGATAGTCACCTCACTAAGGCTCTCTCAACCTTCATTCATGCAGAAGATTTtgccaggaggaggaagaggtctGTGTCACTCTAA
- the CLDND1 gene encoding claudin domain-containing protein 1 isoform X3 produces MDNRFATAFVIACVLSLISTIYMAASIGTDFWYEYRSPVQENSSDLNKSIWDEFISDEADEKTYNDALFRYNGTVGLWRRCITIPKNMHWYSPPERTESFDVVTKCVSFTLTEQFMEKFVDPGNHNSGIDLLRTYLWRCQFLLPFVSLGLMCFGALIGLCACICRSLYPTIATGILHLLAGLCTLGSVSCYVAGIELLHQKLELPDNVSGEFGWSFCLACVSAPLQFMASALFIWAAHTNRKEYTLMKAYRVA; encoded by the exons ATGGATAACCGTTTTGCTACAGCATTTGTAATTGCTTGTGTGCTTAGCCTCATTTCCACCATCTACATGGCAGCCTCCATTGGCACAGACTTCTGGTATGAATATCGAAGTCCAGTTCAAGAAAATTCCAGTGATTTGAATAAAAGCATCTGGGATGAATTCATTAGTGATGAGGCAGATGAAAAGACTTATAATGATGCACTTTTTCGATACAATGGTACAGTGGGATTGTGGAGACGGTGTATCACCATACCCAAAAACATGCATTGGTATAGCCCACCAGAAAGGACAg AGTCATTTGATGTGGTCACAAAATGTGTGAGTTTCACACTAACTGAGCAGTTCATGGAGAAATTTGTTGATCCCGGAAACCACAATAGCGGGATTGATCTACTTAGGACCT atcttTGGCGTTGCCAGTTCCTTTTACCTTTTGTGAGTTTAGGTTTGATGTGCTTTGGGGCTTTGATCGGACTTTGTGCTTGCATTTGCCGAAGCTTATATCCCACCATTGCCACGGGCATTCTCCATCTCCTTGCAG GTCTGTGTACACTGGGCTCAGTAAGTTGTTATGTTGCTGGAATTGAACTACTCCACCAGAAACTAGAGCTCCCTGACAATGTATCCGGTGAATTTGGATGGTCCTTCTGCCTGGCTTGTGTCTCAGCTCCCTTACAGTTCATGGCTTCTGCTCTCTTCATCTGGGCTGCTCACACCAACCGGAAAGAGTACACCTTAATGAAGGCATATCGCGTGGCATGA
- the CLDND1 gene encoding claudin domain-containing protein 1 isoform X1: MGGDRLENKTSVSVASWSSLNARMDNRFATAFVIACVLSLISTIYMAASIGTDFWYEYRSPVQENSSDLNKSIWDEFISDEADEKTYNDALFRYNGTVGLWRRCITIPKNMHWYSPPERTESFDVVTKCVSFTLTEQFMEKFVDPGNHNSGIDLLRTYLWRCQFLLPFVSLGLMCFGALIGLCACICRSLYPTIATGILHLLAGLCTLGSVSCYVAGIELLHQKLELPDNVSGEFGWSFCLACVSAPLQFMASALFIWAAHTNRKEYTLMKAYRVA; this comes from the exons ATGGGCG GTGATAGACTAGAGAACAAGACCTCTGTCTCCGTAGCATCCTGG AGCAGTCTGAATGCCAGAATGGATAACCGTTTTGCTACAGCATTTGTAATTGCTTGTGTGCTTAGCCTCATTTCCACCATCTACATGGCAGCCTCCATTGGCACAGACTTCTGGTATGAATATCGAAGTCCAGTTCAAGAAAATTCCAGTGATTTGAATAAAAGCATCTGGGATGAATTCATTAGTGATGAGGCAGATGAAAAGACTTATAATGATGCACTTTTTCGATACAATGGTACAGTGGGATTGTGGAGACGGTGTATCACCATACCCAAAAACATGCATTGGTATAGCCCACCAGAAAGGACAg AGTCATTTGATGTGGTCACAAAATGTGTGAGTTTCACACTAACTGAGCAGTTCATGGAGAAATTTGTTGATCCCGGAAACCACAATAGCGGGATTGATCTACTTAGGACCT atcttTGGCGTTGCCAGTTCCTTTTACCTTTTGTGAGTTTAGGTTTGATGTGCTTTGGGGCTTTGATCGGACTTTGTGCTTGCATTTGCCGAAGCTTATATCCCACCATTGCCACGGGCATTCTCCATCTCCTTGCAG GTCTGTGTACACTGGGCTCAGTAAGTTGTTATGTTGCTGGAATTGAACTACTCCACCAGAAACTAGAGCTCCCTGACAATGTATCCGGTGAATTTGGATGGTCCTTCTGCCTGGCTTGTGTCTCAGCTCCCTTACAGTTCATGGCTTCTGCTCTCTTCATCTGGGCTGCTCACACCAACCGGAAAGAGTACACCTTAATGAAGGCATATCGCGTGGCATGA